The genomic region TTTACAAAAAATTACTAGGACTAGACAAAATTAGAAAACAGTAAGtcaaaaagtgttttatatatgttcCTTTCTAAGAGTAAATATCCTAATACTATCAAAtcgtatgtatattttgaaagttcCTTGTTCGTTTTTGCTATTTCCTTTCTTTCACTTAGCACACTcttttggtatacatgtattttaggTAAGCGGCACAGATCATGTCTGAAAGAGCGAGCATGCGGCCACAATGCGAGGGTTCGGAGGCGCACAAACCTGACGACGCTCATGCGCTATGCAACTCGCACGGCACCTTCCTGTGCATCCAGTGTCTTATCGAGAAGCGCCATCTAGAGGAGGGCACGTGCTCTGTGGTCGATCTCCGGAAGTTGACTTCGCGGTTGGACCGCGCACGCATACAGCGTCTCGTCCTCACCCAGATGGCCACACGGCGGCTCGCGCAGAAGGAGGATGCGGAACAACGCCTAGAAAAGGAAGGTGGGAACGTTGAGCTCGCCATGGAGACAGCTCTCGAGCGCCTGAAAGAGAAACTGACCTTAATGAAGGATCAGAGCGTTGCTGCCATGGCCGGCGACATCGAACGCCGTCTAGCAATGCCAGAAGTCCGTAAGGAGAGAGACGCGCTTGGAAAACTGAAATCTACATTGCAGGCGAGTATTGACGCCCTACTTGTAGCCGACAAAACCGGGGCTGATATTTCCGGGAAGGACCTCCAGAAATACAGGGATCAGGAAAAGCAGGCGGCATTAACATTGAGGCATTTGAAGAAAGACTTTTCGGGAGATATAGTGGCAAGGTTTGACCTGTCACCAAGTATCAGTGAAATATTGTCAGGTCGAATAATGACGCTGGGAAAAGCTGCTTTTGATTCTTCGCACAAGACTATACGGCACCCATAGCAACCGGAGTGACAACACACACAAAGTCGTTTATTTGGTACGTGAAATCAAAGTGGACACACTATTTTAAGATCAggtttaatattaaatgttgtatATGTCATTTAGAACCATAGTGTGATAGTTGCAGAAACTTTGTATGAAAGTGtttccatttaatttaataGATATGAATTCAATCGCTTTTTCGTCTTGATTTAAAGACAACGTTCATAGTTAAGCgtagttttaaagtttaaacatatgtttatgcTAACATATggcagacggacggacggacggactccCATATATCGACCTTTGTAAGGTACTTTACCATCACtcccattataaaaatatacccaCTAAAGCCCTGCTAACCCTAACTAACCCTACCCAACAAGGGCTACCCAATAAATTTGATCTTCTATAAGTAATGAAGGTATAAGTACCCAATATATACCCATTCGTGTgtgcagacagacagacagacagacagacagacagactggCAAGTAGATAAAAGAACGCGAGGCACATACTGATAAACTGACAGATGTGCAGATGACAGAGCGAGAGGCAGACAGCAGACAAACAGacagcagacagacagacagacatacaccAGTATACACTATTAACATGGACATAATAATACAAGGCATTGCCATCAGAAGagtaaacaaagaaaaaaaaacgccgAAAGAAAGATATCACATGTGATAACCTAATGCCTTTCAAACCCCTTCCCCAAAATATAAGTGGTTTAAATGTAAGGGTGTAGGGAGGGGGTGCCAGTGTTTGTGCAACGTTTTTGCTTAATCATTCAGCCACTAGTGACTTAATTTCAGTTCTAACTGTCTTATCTTTTGTTTTGTTCGAtcgactcctaaaatcaatcgctttttttaaaattaaagccCATTTTGCCAAGCACATAATGCAGTCTTCACAAATGGCTAATGACAATTAATGTTTTCGGCTATAACGAATATAGATCAAAGATAAAAGTGAAACAGATATGAAGAAACGATATTGAATTACAGTGCAAGTCACTTTCGATCAAGCGTTTAAAGAGAACAGTTTTGAAAGTTAATCAATTCGCTAgataaatattggtttaaatggAATTTATTTTCCTAATTTAAAATGCAAGCGCCGTCAATTGTTGGATTTGCCGTAATACCTCggattttcaatatttcattcttttagAAATCGCTTGATCATTTATCGATCTCTTTAATCAATGTATAAATAGTGCCGTTTTCTTCACAAGTTTGGaactcaaatataaacaaattacaaatgATAAGAATAAAAGTGTGCGCGGTGTCTTTTAACAACTGAATTTGATCACTTGGTACAATGGCTATTTAACTTCACTGAGGCAGACTATCTCAAATAGGTAAGGACattatgatatataatgtatgaCAAAAGCTTTCTTTAAAATGCAATGTATTATGGTTCGCTCTCATATGAATTGCACTTTAATGAAGTTTGTATTCATGATAATTTCTGAAAGGATTCATACAGCTTATCACATTTCTGAAATGACACGAAGAAAGTTTGGGCATTTAAAGagtcaatatttaattaatataatggaATTGCTCGATTTATCATGTATGCTTTTAAAAACTATTTGGGCAGCAAATGTGTCTGCTTGAAagatttatgaaatatgtatgaATTCATAGGACTAACGTATAATATAACATCAAGAAAAAATGGGTAAGAGTTTTGTTATTTGCAATTGAGTGGTAGATAAAGGTCgactattattaatattattaagtgtaatctaacatttgtagtattgtCCATTGAATGCAATCGGCTTTAGCTACCGGCTTAATAACAAGGTCAGTATCGGGATAAATGGAATGAATTAGTCGAAAAACAGGTATCAAAaggcatatttgattgtaaataattgtatcagTTATGCTTTATTTATCGGTATTTGTACAAATGAATACGGGTATAGACCTTCATCAGCGAGCCCAAATGTCAGGGCGTGCTAAGGGTGATATAGACAACCTCTTAGGAAGGTCTTATACACGTAAATGTATCAGATCAATGAGCATCAAAACCTAACTGATTGACTAAGTGTTGGAGGGGTGTGGAGGCTTGGGGTGGAGCGGGTTGAGGTTCAGCGAGCAGAGGTGGAGCGGGATGACGTGGAACGGGTGGAGGTGCTGAGGAGGTGAAGGGGTGGGGAGGGGGATCGGGTTGATGTTGAGCAGGTGGAGGTGCTGGGGAGTTGGGGACGCTGGAAGGGGTGGAGGTGGAGCGAGTGGAGGTGGAGCGAGTGGAGGTGGAGGTAAAATTGAGGTGGTGGGAAGGTGGCATATTTGAGAGGTTTAGAGGAGTGAAGCAGGAGCGGATTGATGTAGAACGGGTGGAGGTGGTGTGGAGGTGACGGTTGCAAAGCTGGAAGGGATTGAAGTGCAGCAGGTTGAAGTGGAGCAGTTTGAGGTCTGGTGTGTGGAGTTGGAGCGGGTTTAGGTGGAGCAAGTGGAGTCGGTAGGTTAGATTAGGCGCTGAGGAGGTGGAGGGGTGGAAAGGTTTAGGGTTGTGGAGTTGGAGCGGGTTGAGGTGGAGCAGCTGGAGGTGGTAGGCTAGATTAGGCGCTGAGGAGGTGGAGGGGTGGAAAGATTTAGGGTTGTGGAGTTGGAGTGGGTTGAGGTGGAGCAGGTAGAGGCGGTGGGTTGGATAAGGCGCTGGGGAGATAGAGGGGTGAAAAGGTTTAGGGTTGTGGAGTTGGAGCGGGTTGTGGTGGAGCAGGTAGAGGCGGTGGGTTGGATAAGGCGCTGGGGAGGAAGAGGGGTGAAAAGGTTTAGGGTTGTGGAGTTGGAGCGGGTTGTGGTGGAGCAGGTAGAGGCGGTGGGTTGGATAAGGCGGTGGGGAGGTAGAAGGGTGAAAAGGTTTAGGGTTGTGGAGTTGGAGCGGGTTGAGGTGGAGCAGGTTAAGTCGGTGGGTTGGATAAGTCGGTGGGGAGGTAGAGGGGTGAAAAGGTTTAGGGTTGTGGAGTTGGAGCGGGTTGAGGTGGAGCAGGTAGAGGCGGTGGGTTGAATAAGGCGGTGGGGAGGTGGAGGGGTGAAAAGGATTAGGGTTGTGGAGTTGGAGCAGGTTGAGGTGGATCAGGTAGAGGCGGTGGGTTGGATAAAGCGGTGGGGAGATGGAGGGGACGGAGCTGGAGCGAGTGGAAGTGGAGCGGGTTGAGGTTCAGCGGGTTGAGGTGTGGAGGTTGAGGTTGAGCAGGTTGAGGTTGAGCGGGTGGAGGTTGAGCAGGTGAAAGTGGTGGGGTGGATGAGGCGTTGGTAAAGTGGAGAGGATGGAGGAGGAGCGAGTGGAAGTCGAACAGGTTGAGGTGGAGCGAGTTTCGGTGGAGCGGGTGAAAGTGGTAGGGTGGATGAGGCGGTGGTATAGTGGAAGGGTATAAAGGTTTAGGGGTGTTGAGGGGGAGCCGGTTTGGGTTGAGCAGGTTTAGGTGGAGTGGGTTGATGATGCGGTGGGGAGTTTGAGGGGTGTGGAGGTCGAGGGGTTGAGGTGGAGCGCGTTGAGTGATAGGGTGTGGAGGTGGAGGGGTGGAGAAGGAGCGGGTTGGAGGTGGTTGGGTGGATGAGGCGTTGGGGAGCTGGAGGGGTGGAGAAGTTTAGGTGTATTGAGGTGGTACATGATGAGCTGGTGCGTAAAGGGGCGGTAGGGAGGTGGAGCGGGAGTGGAATGGGGTTGGTGGAGGGGGGAGGGCGGCTGAGACTGAGGCTATTTTAGCACAAGAAAGATCTATAAATATCCTAGTATATAATGTTAACTTTCCCCATAACAGTATAATAGGTAAAGACAACGAGAACCTGTTTGTTTAAGGTTCATTGGTCCTCTAGTACGGCTAGATCAAGCGATTCATATTTCGATATAATTAGTTTTGGTATCATGCTTTTGATTTAGTGGAACGGGTAGTTATTGACACCTGTTGTTTGTATGTGCATGATATTACTTTTTCGAGTGTAGTGATCTAAAAAAATTAagcttataaataaaatttaccgTCAGTAATTAAAAATTGAACGACTGTCAGCCATGTTTCACTGAAATATTACTCATATCATAGAAATAATTGACAACTAGACAATCAATTTCATAAGACAAGTAGGGTTTTGTCATTGTATGGAAGCCATGGTTTCTTGGTCATGGTTTCCCTAAAGAACAGTAGCCCTGAAAACAAACGACTTGAAAATGAGTTCCACATTCAGACGATTGCTTGTACACTCATTTCAACATTGTCAATATAGCTGAAGTTGTATTTATTCTTcgcaaacatgtaaaaaaacttGAAAGTGGGATTGTGCTCCTTGATCGTTTGTTTTTTGAAGACACACATTGTTGAGGAATACTATGGTAGAAAAGTGAGTACATGTTGATTTGAAATTTACtaatatatataactgttttgaGTTTTTTCAAGTATTCGTTCATGTACATTTCTTAACATCAAAGGACTATCGATAATGAAGAGCGTTTTTGAATACTTTTTTCGcagtttaaagataaaaaaacttcagaatGACGAGGTGTATCTTATCCATGAGTCAGCTGTATAATTATATCACTTAAAGCATTTAACAGGGCAATAACTGGTTTAAATTAAGGAGAAAAATTCagatatttcaaacttttatttgaattaattttgGTGTTCAATAGTTCGAAAGTATAATGCATACAACCTTTGCGACATGTATTAAGAACATATTATCAAAGTTTGGTTCAAAaagaatttgtatttgtttggaAACGTCTTTCTACTCATGACCACCCTATAAACAGTGTACGTTATGTGGCTTTGTGGTGATTAATCTATTTATTAatctattttaagaaagatcTTTGCTGTTTTTGTTACCTGGAAACGAATTTATTGtactattttcacttttttagaCTAGATTTCTTGTTTGAAAAGAAAGCATCAAGAAACGACAAGACAGTGTTGATTCGGTAGCCTGgatcaattttaaacaaaaacaggtCTACATTGTTGACAGACTTTCTCAGCCAAACTCTGAtcaaatcttctttcgtaatatttgtttaactccTTATTACACcaaacttttttgaaaagggtggatGTTTTACTCTTGAGttttcctcaaaactaaattccacatgtcattgtttaactttttttaccTTCCCAACCCATTTTTGCAGCGTGGAAGGCCATCAAATTACCGATACCCTATATCAAGTCACATAGTaatcagttttaacttttaagtaaCTCCAGAAAAAAATCTCAATTCGGATAAAGTATGCATATGCGATACAACGATTAAACATAGAACATGTAAATggtaaaataagaacaaaaaaaacgCGATGAATTGCACTTCGGTAAAACCATGGAGTATTGCAATACCGTGTGTGCAGTCGTACCACATTCAACACTTGTAAACTTATGATCTTTAATCAAGTATTCATTTATCATGAGCCAAAACTGACTGAATCTCGAGCCAACATGTCGTCCACTTAGAGCCAGAAGGGCTTAACTACCTACTTCTGTCGTATAAAGATATAACCTTTTGGCAATACATTGGATGATAATAATTTTTTCCTTAGTATCAAATTTCCGATTGCAGATCCATGCAGGAGGGCGTGGACCGATGGACGGCGACTCCGAGAAGCACCACCCCTGGGAGACCGCTGTCCGTCCGCACCTCTTTCCGGCCGGCCATCCATGACCTCAGCGAGCAAGCGGCACGAAACTCAACAGGACCGCCGGGTAAGCATGCCATTTGTATAACTCGTTTTATtatgtacaaacaaaaacatacttgGTATATTTAGGCACTAGGCTAATACACATCGTTTTCTCCAAACAAGTGTATTGCAAGCATAATGCGTGGAACCGCATAATTATGCACCTCTAATACAACGTTTCTGATATAGAACCTGGTTTTCTATGAGACACTTAATCtcaaattattatcaattttacagtgaaacccctatttaaatttacatttattgccatataaacccttcattagGAACCAGGCATTGACACGTCGCTTCAATGCCGTGGTCATGCATCAAGGtgttataaaatcaaaacaacagTTGCACTCAGTTCATTTAgcttcaaatattattttttgcagaCGACGGGATCCTAAGCGTAGTGAGCACGTGTACACCTCGTGTCGCGCGGTCGGCAGACTCACACGGCTTTCCGGACAAGTTCCAGTCACCAACGCCGCTGCTGGGGCAGTTCTCTCCGGAAGAAGCCATAAGGGCGTCCCCAACCTCCAAACTCTGCTTCAAAAGCCACAACACCGAGTACCTGGAGGACCTCCACCGGCAGCGTGTCCTAGTGTCCGCCCACCACCGCCGGAAATTGCATTCGCGCCTCCGCCGCTCTAGGTCCACACCCGTGGGCGGCGGGCGGAGCGGCTCCCAGTCCAGGGCAGTTGCGAGCGACTTGTCCCGGCACTCTTCTGATGATGATTCAGATAAACTGGATTTCACAATAACAAACGGCCAGAGACTTGATGAGGAAGAATTCAAGGAACGGTAATCactgtttacataaatatacagCTAAAACAGACATAGGTTGTAACTCTTTAGCAATTACTTCCGCGTTTAGACGAATACATTCCAAGACGTATTGATGTACTGGTGTgtataaatgcatgtatactaTTATACAGAATATCATGGcaatgttaacaagaaaaaaaataatagtttggtaaaattgtttcaataatttgcacTAAACTTTTACTGGGAAACATAATATTCTGTTATTTTTATGACAGTATCAACTACCGTCTGATCAACAGAACCAAACCAAAGGTTGCCTACTCCCACGCAACGTTAATGCCGAACGGGGCGCCTTTATCACAGGTGAATGGCTATCAACAGACATTAGTGCAAAACTTTCCACAATACTCGCAAAAATATTGCAGCTGGTTGACACGTGGATTCAAAGTTCAAAGTTTCCACACGAATAATCGTGCAGTGCCAGATTACAATCACGCGCGCCCACCGC from Mya arenaria isolate MELC-2E11 chromosome 3, ASM2691426v1 harbors:
- the LOC128228387 gene encoding uncharacterized protein LOC128228387 isoform X3, whose product is MQEGVDRWTATPRSTTPGRPLSVRTSFRPAIHDLSEQAARNSTGPPDDGILSVVSTCTPRVARSADSHGFPDKFQSPTPLLGQFSPEEAIRASPTSKLCFKSHNTEYLEDLHRQRVLVSAHHRRKLHSRLRRSRSTPVGGGRSGSQSRAVASDLSRHSSDDDSDKLDFTITNGQRLDEEEFKERINYRLINRTKPKVAYSHATLMPNGAPLSQVNGYQQTLVQNFPQYSQKYCSWLTRGFKVQSFHTNNRAVPDYNHARPPPPLVQYINRTKTVSATSRWPNRQSRAAGSINVVGFNKPQHQTLEFPGGRKVVVHTGEYRKP
- the LOC128228387 gene encoding uncharacterized protein LOC128228387 isoform X1, with product MYEFIGLTYNITSRKNGSMQEGVDRWTATPRSTTPGRPLSVRTSFRPAIHDLSEQAARNSTGPPDDGILSVVSTCTPRVARSADSHGFPDKFQSPTPLLGQFSPEEAIRASPTSKLCFKSHNTEYLEDLHRQRVLVSAHHRRKLHSRLRRSRSTPVGGGRSGSQSRAVASDLSRHSSDDDSDKLDFTITNGQRLDEEEFKERINYRLINRTKPKVAYSHATLMPNGAPLSQVNGYQQTLVQNFPQYSQKYCSWLTRGFKVQSFHTNNRAVPDYNHARPPPPLVQYINRTKTVSATSRWPNRQSRAAGSINVVGFNKPQHQTLEFPGGRKVVVHTGEYRKP
- the LOC128225615 gene encoding uncharacterized protein LOC128225615 is translated as MSERASMRPQCEGSEAHKPDDAHALCNSHGTFLCIQCLIEKRHLEEGTCSVVDLRKLTSRLDRARIQRLVLTQMATRRLAQKEDAEQRLEKEGGNVELAMETALERLKEKLTLMKDQSVAAMAGDIERRLAMPEVRKERDALGKLKSTLQASIDALLVADKTGADISGKDLQKYRDQEKQAALTLRHLKKDFSGDIVARFDLSPSISEILSGRIMTLGKAAFDSSHKTIRHP
- the LOC128228387 gene encoding uncharacterized protein LOC128228387 isoform X2, with protein sequence MVEKSMQEGVDRWTATPRSTTPGRPLSVRTSFRPAIHDLSEQAARNSTGPPDDGILSVVSTCTPRVARSADSHGFPDKFQSPTPLLGQFSPEEAIRASPTSKLCFKSHNTEYLEDLHRQRVLVSAHHRRKLHSRLRRSRSTPVGGGRSGSQSRAVASDLSRHSSDDDSDKLDFTITNGQRLDEEEFKERINYRLINRTKPKVAYSHATLMPNGAPLSQVNGYQQTLVQNFPQYSQKYCSWLTRGFKVQSFHTNNRAVPDYNHARPPPPLVQYINRTKTVSATSRWPNRQSRAAGSINVVGFNKPQHQTLEFPGGRKVVVHTGEYRKP